A genome region from Manihot esculenta cultivar AM560-2 chromosome 5, M.esculenta_v8, whole genome shotgun sequence includes the following:
- the LOC110615328 gene encoding protein HUA2-LIKE 2 isoform X1, which yields MGPNRRRGAGKAAAAAAARRQWKVGDLVLAKVKGFPAWPATVSEPEKWGYPADWKKVLVYFFGTQQIAFCNPADVEAFTEEKKQSLLVKRQGKGADFVRAVQEIIDSYEKSKKPDQFDDLNSGNEVTLVNGGNSMESSANFELKDQTETSEVTVTVRRDTSLASSVAPDVAKVGSLHDEEASLQQPDDNLAATAKPVITTYTSRKRSGGLRSRKRATQKKDSSVERSIRLVSSRFQNFIMPSNDCKQSAVDASTEVILNRSLRRNKRFRKSPCASELDDVDSSAFVSNGSVEDDGSEIVTVDSDSLSLNEGSTVDSACKPEHSETDVDGLEADIELSKGLDFQIKAVFIKKKRKPNRKRVTNEANERPARLETEADLDAGVPGSSQNSQWACENLSERHNKDDGDEHLPLVKRARVRMGKLSSLEDHSVFSHGEEKTSDEFAVNFAEAHNGLCQVEERTSGEVAVTTLEHIGPPCKFQDDCSADKGSFSVKEALDHASPQKGCAQTLGNRPLLSIAKEHQSLGCSADGEAALPPSKRLHRALEAMSANAAEEGQACADISTLKTSINDSLCKSINRKRSNCAREQSIESPGCRASALCSSSNRVLEEAIKAPLKADICNQPTESSDSQEHYEGVLTEALDHDLGRSCVEGDTISITIQQNAKDSMPNFDRREGTLQSNHGSFDQLFLLKDEIGSENIESRDVGDENHNKDVLEHSQMSPSLITQVDETAKGSSENGSNVFPYSAEDTGCENTESLRSLADGDNQVNGVFYLRCEEAKVEYEKKQEKTNYASISNDHLNERASHSSPMPADGVELLAQTSPPTTSTCHVSTSESANFIQNSQCSSPNRCHQKTVCTSINEEKMESVAVLQHTKSVGKWSNYAEAQAVLSSFERMLGSLTRTKESIGRATRIAIDCAKFGLSTKVVEILTHNLENESSLHRRVDLFFLVDSITQCSRALKGDVGGIYPSAIQSVLTRLLSAAAPPGSFALENRRQCLKVLRLWLERKILPESVIRHHMRELDALGGSSSAGAYSRRSARTERALDDPVRDMEGMLVDEYGSNSSFQLPGFCMPRMLKDEDEGSDSDGESFEAVTPEHNYETPEELETTPAAEKHTHILEDVDGELEMEDVAPSCEVETSSTGGTAVVNSSGHLQNQLEQHFPLPFAPPLPQDVPPSSPPLPTSPPPPPPPPPPLAAPQSCGMPDPYVDSKFYANSHNMHDDARESVDQQPEAPRMNPSISNGVHYHGPECRDQMQMQQFDSNSFNSYSVPPVHTDGPNFHHKAYPPRPPHPPTSNHFSYVQAGQHVKSRRETPPPYHHRFHSSHSADGGNFYNNHDRMRPVPYEMNDGWRYPAPPFPGPRHPDKSRASHPPGPYGGPPREPNRIPHQEWSFPPRGTHHRNFMPFRPPPERAIPVSNRESIFLPGFSAC from the exons ATGGGGCCGAATCGCAGAAGGGGCGCCGGTAAAGCTGCTGCCGCTGCGGCTGCCCGTCGCCAATGGAAGGTGGGTGATCTTGTCCTCGCGAAAGTGAAAGGATTTCCAGCTTGGCCAGCCACG GTAAGTGAGCCGGAGAAGTGGGGATATCCAGCTGATTGGAAGAAAGTACTTGTCTACTTCTTTGGCACGCAGCAAAT AGCTTTCTGCAACCCTGCTGATGTTGAAGCATTTACTGAAGAGAAGAAGCAATCTCTTTTGGTTAAACGTCAAGGAAAGGGTGCAGATTTTGTTCGTGCAGTGCAGGAGATTATCGACAGTTATGAAAAGTCTAAGAAACCAGACCAATTTGATGATCTCAATTCTGGTAATGAAGTTACACTTGTAAATGGTGGGAATTCAATGGAGTCATCAGCAAACTTTGAATTGAAGGATCAGACTGAAACTTCCGAAGTAACTGTTACAGTGAGACGTGACACTAGCCTTGCAAGCAGTGTTGCTCCGGATGTGGCAAAAGTTGGTTCTTTGCATGATGAAGAGGCCTCATTGCAGCAGCCTGATGATAATTTGGCGGCCACAGCAAAACCTGTTATAACTACTTACACTTCAAGGAAAAGATCTGGAGGCTTACGGTCTAGAAAACGTGCCACACAGAAAAAGGATTCATCAGTTGAAAGGTCTATAAGGTTGGTATCCTCTAGATTCCAGAACTTCATAATGCCATCGAATGATTGTAAACAGAGTGCAGTTGATGCATCAACTGAAGTAATCCTAAACAGGTCCCTGCGAAGGAACAAGCGATTTAGAAAATCACCATGTGCCTCTGAATTGGATGATGTGGATTCATCTGCTTTTGTTTCAAATGGAAGTGTTGAAGATGATGGCTCTGAAATTGTAACAGTTGATTCTGATTCTCTGAGTCTGAATGAAGGCAGCACTGTAGACAGTGCTTGTAAACCTGAGCACTCCGAAACTGATGTTGATGGTTTGGAAGCAGATATTGAGTTGAGCAAAGGGCTTGATTTTCAAATAAAGGCTGTTTTTATCAAGAAGAAACGGAAACCAAACAGAAAGCGGGTGACTAATGAAGCAAATGAGCGACCTGCCAGGTTGGAAACAGAGGCAGATTTGGATGCTGGAGTGCCTGGTAGCAGCCAAAATTCACAGTGGGCTTGCGAAAACTTGAGTGAGAGGCATAACAAAGATGATGGAGATGAGCACTTGCCACTAGTGAAACGAGCTAGAGTTAGAATGGGCAAATTATCATCACTGGAAGATCACAGTGTTTTTTCTCATGGGGAAGAAAAGACATCCGATGAATTTGCAGTCAATTTTGCTGAGGCACACAATGGCTTATGTCAAGTTGAAGAAAGAACCTCTGGGGAAGTTGCAGTCACTACGTTGGAGCATATTGGCCCTCCTTGTAAGTTCCAAGATGATTGTTCAGCTGATAAAGGTTCATTTTCAGTAAAGGAAGCTTTAGATCATGCATCACCTCAGAAGGGCTGTGCTCAAACTCTAGGGAACAGGCCTCTGCTTTCAATTGCTAAGGAGCATCAATCTCTTGGCTGTTCAGCAGATGGTGAAGCTGCTTTACCTCCATCCAAACGTCTTCATCGTGCTCTAGAAGCCATGTCTGCAAATGCTGCTGAAGAAGGTCAGGCATGTGCTGATATATCAACCCTGAAAACATCAATAAATGACTCCTTGTGCAAGTCTATTAACAGAAAACGGAGTAATTGTGCTAGAGAGCAAAGCATAGAGTCTCCTGGCTGTAGGGCCTCTGCACTATGCTCCAGCTCAAACAGAGTCTTAGAGGAAGCTATAAAAGCACCATTAAAAGCGGACATCTGCAATCAACCAACTGAAAGTTCTGATAGCCAAGAGCATTATGAAGGTGTCTTGACAGAGGCCTTGGATCATGACCTTGGCAGATCATGTGTTGAGGGTGACACTATTTCTATCACCATTCAACAAAATGCAAAAGACTCCATGCCAAATTTTGACAGAAGAGAAGGCACTCTGCAATCCAATCATGGTTCATTTGATCAGTTGTTCCTTCTCAAGGATGAAATAGGTTCTGAAAACATCGAGTCAAGGGATGTTGGAGATGAAAATCACAATAAAGATGTTTTGGAGCATTCTCAAATGAGTCCAAGTCTCATCACACAGGTTGATGAAACTGCTAAAGGTTCTTCTGAGAACGGTTCTAATGTGTTTCCATACAGTGCTGAGGATACTGGCTGTGAGAATACCGAGTCATTGAGATCTCTAGCTGATGGCGACAACCAAGTCAATGGCGT TTTCTATCTTAGGTGTGAGGAGGCAAAAGTCGAATATGagaaaaaacaagagaaaactaATTATGCTTCTATTTCTAATGATCATTTGAATGAAAGGGCGTCGCACTCAAGTCCAATGCCAGCTGATGGAGTAGAATTGCTTGCTCAAACATCGCCACCCACAACCTCAACATGCCATGTATCTACTTCAGAAAGTgctaattttattcaaaatagtCAATGCTCCAGCCCTAATCGTTGTCACCAGAAAACTGTGTGCACATCGATTAACGAAGAAAAAATGGAATCAGTGGCAGTGCTGCAACACACAAAATCCGTTGGCAAATGGAGTAATTATGCAGAAGCACAGGCTGTTCTATCATCCTTCGAAAGAATGCTTGGTTCATTAACAAGGACGAAAGAGAGCATTGGTCGAGCAACTCGCATAGCCATTGACTGTGCAAAGTTTGGCCTTTCTACTAAG GTAGTGGAGATTTTAACCCACAACTTGGAAAATGAGTCAAGTTTACATAGGAGGGTGGATTTATTCTTCCTTGTGGATTCTATCACTCAATGCTCTCGAGCTTTGAAAG GTGATGTTGGTGGCATATACCCTTCAGCTATTCAATCAGTTTTAACACGCTTACTTTCAGCGGCTGCTCCTCCTGGAAGTTTCGCACTGGAAAATCGGAGGCAGTGTTTGAAG GTTTTAAGGCTTTGGCTGGAAAGAAAGATCCTTCCGGAGTCTGTTATTCGCCATCATATGCGGGAACTTGATGCATTAGGTGGTTCATCTTCTGCTGGTGCTTAttctcgtcgatcagctagaacAGAAAGGGCTTTAGATGATCCTGTTAGGGACATGGAGGGTATGCTTGTCGATGAATATGGaag CAATTCAAGTTTTCAGCTTCCAGGATTTTGTATGCCTCGCATGCTTAAGGATGAAGATGAAGGAAGTGATTCTGATGGAGAGAGTTTTGAGGCTGTCACTCCTGAACATAATTATGAAACCCCTGAAGAGCTTGAGACCACTCCAGCAGCAGAGAAGCACACACACATCTTGGAAGATGTTGATGGGGAGCTTGAAATGGAGGATGTGGCTCCCTCTTGTGAAGTTGAAACTAGTTCTACCGGTGGTACTGCTGTGGTCAATTCTTCAGGGCATTTGCAAAATCAATTAGAACAGCATTTTCCACTGCCTTTTGCCCCTCCTCTGCCTCAGGATGTGCCACCATCATCACCACCATTGCCAACATCACCCCCTCcgcctccacctccaccaccacctcttgCTGCCCCACAGTCATGTGGAATGCCTGATCCATATGTGGATTCAAAGTTTTATGCAAATTCACAT AATATGCATGATGATGCTAGAGAATCTGTGGATCAGCAGCCAGAAGCACCAAGAATGAATCCATCAATCTCCAATGGGGTGCATTACCATGGTCCTGAATGCAGGGATCAGATGCAGATGCAGCAGTTTGACTCGAACTCTTTCAACAGTTACTCTGTACCTCCAGTGCACACAGATGGACCAAACTTCCACCACAAGGCTTATCCTCCAAGGCCTCCACACCCACCAACTTCAAATCACTTCTCTTATGTTCAGGCTGGCCAGCATGTGAAGTCTCGGAGAGAGACCCCACCTCCTTACCACCACAGATTCCACTCATCACATAGTGCAGATGGTGGAAACTTCTATAATAACCACGACAGAATGAGACCAGTCCCATATGAAATGAATGACGGCTGGAGATACCCTGCACCTCCTTTTCCtg GTCCACGGCATCCTGATAAAAGTAGAGCATCTCACCCACCTGGTCCTTATGGTGGCCCCCCTAGAGAACCGAATAGAATTCCTCATCAGGAATGGTCATTTCCTCCCCGGGGGACACATCATAGGAACTTCATGCCTTTTAGACCTCCACCTGAAAGGGCAATTCCAGTGTCAAATAGAG AATCCATTTTTTTGCCTGGCTTCTCGGCTTGTTAA
- the LOC110615328 gene encoding protein HUA2-LIKE 2 isoform X3: MGPNRRRGAGKAAAAAAARRQWKVGDLVLAKVKGFPAWPATVSEPEKWGYPADWKKVLVYFFGTQQIAFCNPADVEAFTEEKKQSLLVKRQGKGADFVRAVQEIIDSYEKSKKPDQFDDLNSGNEVTLVNGGNSMESSANFELKDQTETSEVTVTVRRDTSLASSVAPDVAKVGSLHDEEASLQQPDDNLAATAKPVITTYTSRKRSGGLRSRKRATQKKDSSVERSIRLVSSRFQNFIMPSNDCKQSAVDASTEVILNRSLRRNKRFRKSPCASELDDVDSSAFVSNGSVEDDGSEIVTVDSDSLSLNEGSTVDSACKPEHSETDVDGLEADIELSKGLDFQIKAVFIKKKRKPNRKRVTNEANERPARLETEADLDAGVPGSSQNSQWACENLSERHNKDDGDEHLPLVKRARVRMGKLSSLEDHSVFSHGEEKTSDEFAVNFAEAHNGLCQVEERTSGEVAVTTLEHIGPPCKFQDDCSADKGSFSVKEALDHASPQKGCAQTLGNRPLLSIAKEHQSLGCSADGEAALPPSKRLHRALEAMSANAAEEGQACADISTLKTSINDSLCKSINRKRSNCAREQSIESPGCRASALCSSSNRVLEEAIKAPLKADICNQPTESSDSQEHYEGVLTEALDHDLGRSCVEGDTISITIQQNAKDSMPNFDRREGTLQSNHGSFDQLFLLKDEIGSENIESRDVGDENHNKDVLEHSQMSPSLITQVDETAKGSSENGSNVFPYSAEDTGCENTESLRSLADGDNQVNGVCEEAKVEYEKKQEKTNYASISNDHLNERASHSSPMPADGVELLAQTSPPTTSTCHVSTSESANFIQNSQCSSPNRCHQKTVCTSINEEKMESVAVLQHTKSVGKWSNYAEAQAVLSSFERMLGSLTRTKESIGRATRIAIDCAKFGLSTKVVEILTHNLENESSLHRRVDLFFLVDSITQCSRALKGDVGGIYPSAIQSVLTRLLSAAAPPGSFALENRRQCLKVLRLWLERKILPESVIRHHMRELDALGGSSSAGAYSRRSARTERALDDPVRDMEGMLVDEYGSNSSFQLPGFCMPRMLKDEDEGSDSDGESFEAVTPEHNYETPEELETTPAAEKHTHILEDVDGELEMEDVAPSCEVETSSTGGTAVVNSSGHLQNQLEQHFPLPFAPPLPQDVPPSSPPLPTSPPPPPPPPPPLAAPQSCGMPDPYVDSKFYANSHNMHDDARESVDQQPEAPRMNPSISNGVHYHGPECRDQMQMQQFDSNSFNSYSVPPVHTDGPNFHHKAYPPRPPHPPTSNHFSYVQAGQHVKSRRETPPPYHHRFHSSHSADGGNFYNNHDRMRPVPYEMNDGWRYPAPPFPGPRHPDKSRASHPPGPYGGPPREPNRIPHQEWSFPPRGTHHRNFMPFRPPPERAIPVSNRESIFLPGFSAC, encoded by the exons ATGGGGCCGAATCGCAGAAGGGGCGCCGGTAAAGCTGCTGCCGCTGCGGCTGCCCGTCGCCAATGGAAGGTGGGTGATCTTGTCCTCGCGAAAGTGAAAGGATTTCCAGCTTGGCCAGCCACG GTAAGTGAGCCGGAGAAGTGGGGATATCCAGCTGATTGGAAGAAAGTACTTGTCTACTTCTTTGGCACGCAGCAAAT AGCTTTCTGCAACCCTGCTGATGTTGAAGCATTTACTGAAGAGAAGAAGCAATCTCTTTTGGTTAAACGTCAAGGAAAGGGTGCAGATTTTGTTCGTGCAGTGCAGGAGATTATCGACAGTTATGAAAAGTCTAAGAAACCAGACCAATTTGATGATCTCAATTCTGGTAATGAAGTTACACTTGTAAATGGTGGGAATTCAATGGAGTCATCAGCAAACTTTGAATTGAAGGATCAGACTGAAACTTCCGAAGTAACTGTTACAGTGAGACGTGACACTAGCCTTGCAAGCAGTGTTGCTCCGGATGTGGCAAAAGTTGGTTCTTTGCATGATGAAGAGGCCTCATTGCAGCAGCCTGATGATAATTTGGCGGCCACAGCAAAACCTGTTATAACTACTTACACTTCAAGGAAAAGATCTGGAGGCTTACGGTCTAGAAAACGTGCCACACAGAAAAAGGATTCATCAGTTGAAAGGTCTATAAGGTTGGTATCCTCTAGATTCCAGAACTTCATAATGCCATCGAATGATTGTAAACAGAGTGCAGTTGATGCATCAACTGAAGTAATCCTAAACAGGTCCCTGCGAAGGAACAAGCGATTTAGAAAATCACCATGTGCCTCTGAATTGGATGATGTGGATTCATCTGCTTTTGTTTCAAATGGAAGTGTTGAAGATGATGGCTCTGAAATTGTAACAGTTGATTCTGATTCTCTGAGTCTGAATGAAGGCAGCACTGTAGACAGTGCTTGTAAACCTGAGCACTCCGAAACTGATGTTGATGGTTTGGAAGCAGATATTGAGTTGAGCAAAGGGCTTGATTTTCAAATAAAGGCTGTTTTTATCAAGAAGAAACGGAAACCAAACAGAAAGCGGGTGACTAATGAAGCAAATGAGCGACCTGCCAGGTTGGAAACAGAGGCAGATTTGGATGCTGGAGTGCCTGGTAGCAGCCAAAATTCACAGTGGGCTTGCGAAAACTTGAGTGAGAGGCATAACAAAGATGATGGAGATGAGCACTTGCCACTAGTGAAACGAGCTAGAGTTAGAATGGGCAAATTATCATCACTGGAAGATCACAGTGTTTTTTCTCATGGGGAAGAAAAGACATCCGATGAATTTGCAGTCAATTTTGCTGAGGCACACAATGGCTTATGTCAAGTTGAAGAAAGAACCTCTGGGGAAGTTGCAGTCACTACGTTGGAGCATATTGGCCCTCCTTGTAAGTTCCAAGATGATTGTTCAGCTGATAAAGGTTCATTTTCAGTAAAGGAAGCTTTAGATCATGCATCACCTCAGAAGGGCTGTGCTCAAACTCTAGGGAACAGGCCTCTGCTTTCAATTGCTAAGGAGCATCAATCTCTTGGCTGTTCAGCAGATGGTGAAGCTGCTTTACCTCCATCCAAACGTCTTCATCGTGCTCTAGAAGCCATGTCTGCAAATGCTGCTGAAGAAGGTCAGGCATGTGCTGATATATCAACCCTGAAAACATCAATAAATGACTCCTTGTGCAAGTCTATTAACAGAAAACGGAGTAATTGTGCTAGAGAGCAAAGCATAGAGTCTCCTGGCTGTAGGGCCTCTGCACTATGCTCCAGCTCAAACAGAGTCTTAGAGGAAGCTATAAAAGCACCATTAAAAGCGGACATCTGCAATCAACCAACTGAAAGTTCTGATAGCCAAGAGCATTATGAAGGTGTCTTGACAGAGGCCTTGGATCATGACCTTGGCAGATCATGTGTTGAGGGTGACACTATTTCTATCACCATTCAACAAAATGCAAAAGACTCCATGCCAAATTTTGACAGAAGAGAAGGCACTCTGCAATCCAATCATGGTTCATTTGATCAGTTGTTCCTTCTCAAGGATGAAATAGGTTCTGAAAACATCGAGTCAAGGGATGTTGGAGATGAAAATCACAATAAAGATGTTTTGGAGCATTCTCAAATGAGTCCAAGTCTCATCACACAGGTTGATGAAACTGCTAAAGGTTCTTCTGAGAACGGTTCTAATGTGTTTCCATACAGTGCTGAGGATACTGGCTGTGAGAATACCGAGTCATTGAGATCTCTAGCTGATGGCGACAACCAAGTCAATGGCGT GTGTGAGGAGGCAAAAGTCGAATATGagaaaaaacaagagaaaactaATTATGCTTCTATTTCTAATGATCATTTGAATGAAAGGGCGTCGCACTCAAGTCCAATGCCAGCTGATGGAGTAGAATTGCTTGCTCAAACATCGCCACCCACAACCTCAACATGCCATGTATCTACTTCAGAAAGTgctaattttattcaaaatagtCAATGCTCCAGCCCTAATCGTTGTCACCAGAAAACTGTGTGCACATCGATTAACGAAGAAAAAATGGAATCAGTGGCAGTGCTGCAACACACAAAATCCGTTGGCAAATGGAGTAATTATGCAGAAGCACAGGCTGTTCTATCATCCTTCGAAAGAATGCTTGGTTCATTAACAAGGACGAAAGAGAGCATTGGTCGAGCAACTCGCATAGCCATTGACTGTGCAAAGTTTGGCCTTTCTACTAAG GTAGTGGAGATTTTAACCCACAACTTGGAAAATGAGTCAAGTTTACATAGGAGGGTGGATTTATTCTTCCTTGTGGATTCTATCACTCAATGCTCTCGAGCTTTGAAAG GTGATGTTGGTGGCATATACCCTTCAGCTATTCAATCAGTTTTAACACGCTTACTTTCAGCGGCTGCTCCTCCTGGAAGTTTCGCACTGGAAAATCGGAGGCAGTGTTTGAAG GTTTTAAGGCTTTGGCTGGAAAGAAAGATCCTTCCGGAGTCTGTTATTCGCCATCATATGCGGGAACTTGATGCATTAGGTGGTTCATCTTCTGCTGGTGCTTAttctcgtcgatcagctagaacAGAAAGGGCTTTAGATGATCCTGTTAGGGACATGGAGGGTATGCTTGTCGATGAATATGGaag CAATTCAAGTTTTCAGCTTCCAGGATTTTGTATGCCTCGCATGCTTAAGGATGAAGATGAAGGAAGTGATTCTGATGGAGAGAGTTTTGAGGCTGTCACTCCTGAACATAATTATGAAACCCCTGAAGAGCTTGAGACCACTCCAGCAGCAGAGAAGCACACACACATCTTGGAAGATGTTGATGGGGAGCTTGAAATGGAGGATGTGGCTCCCTCTTGTGAAGTTGAAACTAGTTCTACCGGTGGTACTGCTGTGGTCAATTCTTCAGGGCATTTGCAAAATCAATTAGAACAGCATTTTCCACTGCCTTTTGCCCCTCCTCTGCCTCAGGATGTGCCACCATCATCACCACCATTGCCAACATCACCCCCTCcgcctccacctccaccaccacctcttgCTGCCCCACAGTCATGTGGAATGCCTGATCCATATGTGGATTCAAAGTTTTATGCAAATTCACAT AATATGCATGATGATGCTAGAGAATCTGTGGATCAGCAGCCAGAAGCACCAAGAATGAATCCATCAATCTCCAATGGGGTGCATTACCATGGTCCTGAATGCAGGGATCAGATGCAGATGCAGCAGTTTGACTCGAACTCTTTCAACAGTTACTCTGTACCTCCAGTGCACACAGATGGACCAAACTTCCACCACAAGGCTTATCCTCCAAGGCCTCCACACCCACCAACTTCAAATCACTTCTCTTATGTTCAGGCTGGCCAGCATGTGAAGTCTCGGAGAGAGACCCCACCTCCTTACCACCACAGATTCCACTCATCACATAGTGCAGATGGTGGAAACTTCTATAATAACCACGACAGAATGAGACCAGTCCCATATGAAATGAATGACGGCTGGAGATACCCTGCACCTCCTTTTCCtg GTCCACGGCATCCTGATAAAAGTAGAGCATCTCACCCACCTGGTCCTTATGGTGGCCCCCCTAGAGAACCGAATAGAATTCCTCATCAGGAATGGTCATTTCCTCCCCGGGGGACACATCATAGGAACTTCATGCCTTTTAGACCTCCACCTGAAAGGGCAATTCCAGTGTCAAATAGAG AATCCATTTTTTTGCCTGGCTTCTCGGCTTGTTAA